One Chthoniobacterales bacterium genomic region harbors:
- the rbfA gene encoding 30S ribosome-binding factor RbfA encodes MKHRLLRVNELLKRELSSIITREMTFDDVLVTLNQVDVTPDLKHAHAYVSVLGKKGEAAAAMAKLEENRVVLQAALAKSVTLKYTPHLVFHLDDSIERGARVFEILQQIETPEKE; translated from the coding sequence ATGAAACATCGATTACTCCGCGTGAATGAGCTCCTGAAACGCGAGCTCAGCAGCATCATCACGCGCGAAATGACTTTTGACGACGTCCTCGTGACGCTCAACCAGGTGGACGTCACTCCGGACCTGAAACACGCCCACGCGTATGTCAGCGTTCTGGGCAAGAAAGGCGAGGCCGCCGCGGCCATGGCCAAGCTCGAGGAAAACCGCGTCGTTCTCCAGGCCGCCCTCGCCAAAAGCGTGACCTTGAAATACACGCCTCATCTTGTTTTTCACCTCGACGATTCCATCGAACGCGGCGCCCGCGTTTTCGAAATTTTGCAGCAAATCGAGACGCCGGAAAAGGAATGA
- the infB gene encoding translation initiation factor IF-2 → MPTKATTKTTARKATTARKPAPAGPSRGGPVKAAVSSPPAPEPKRKETKSAKEEAAAPAKPKASTQAPAKPSEPARKPAAAPAKVTTEPKTPEAPKAPKQVMETVSLIDEKKPRPKRAEGGATKSFLPPISRIRTPEPVAPPKPAAPPPPPPEPAAEAAPTETSAAEPEVEQKIIHIKPPIIVKELATQLGVKPFQLIKELMTDFNIFVNINQTIEPDIATQICQKHGFVFEMERREKGGGVHKVEQVVVAPPPPVIEKEEELKTRGPIITFMGHVDHGKTSLMDAIRKTRVAAGEAGGITQHIGAYTVDYKGTRITFLDTPGHAAFTAMRARGAHVTDIVVIVVAADDGLMPQTLEAISHAKAAPHVKIMVAINKIDLPGANIDRVKKQLQDRELTPEDWGGDTIVVPVSATKGIGIDQLLENMSALAEVEDLKASPTATPRGTVIEAQVEPGRGPTATVIVQMGTLKIGDPFICGDYGGKVKSLMDDRGKPIKEAGPSTPVKVLGFSGLPQAGDEFLVMESERSAKTLSEERLLDRRADKLSAPQRATLESLLEAADGKKHLRIVLKCDAQGSLEALTGALEQIESKKIDLEIIHSGVGPISESDILLASASNAVVVGFNIKVESMAVNAAKREGVQVKLYSIIYELIDQMKEAMAGLLDPEHRETVIGHAEVKQVFKLSKGIVAGCLVTDGRIARTARARVLRKRQPVYDGGLSTLRRFQDDVKEVRVGLECGIKLGDFSEYQVGDIIECYQLEAIAQKL, encoded by the coding sequence ATGCCAACGAAAGCGACGACCAAGACCACAGCGCGGAAGGCCACGACCGCACGCAAACCCGCCCCGGCGGGTCCGTCCCGTGGCGGACCGGTCAAGGCCGCCGTCTCGTCGCCCCCGGCGCCTGAGCCCAAGCGCAAGGAAACCAAGAGCGCCAAGGAAGAGGCAGCGGCGCCGGCCAAGCCAAAGGCCTCCACTCAAGCGCCGGCCAAGCCATCCGAACCAGCGCGAAAGCCCGCTGCGGCACCAGCCAAGGTAACGACCGAGCCGAAAACGCCTGAGGCCCCGAAAGCGCCGAAACAGGTGATGGAGACGGTGTCGTTGATCGACGAAAAGAAGCCGCGGCCCAAGCGGGCCGAGGGCGGGGCCACCAAATCGTTCCTCCCTCCCATTTCCCGGATTCGGACGCCCGAGCCGGTTGCTCCACCAAAGCCGGCAGCACCGCCACCTCCGCCGCCCGAGCCGGCAGCCGAGGCCGCTCCAACCGAGACGAGCGCAGCCGAGCCCGAGGTCGAGCAAAAGATCATTCACATCAAGCCGCCGATCATCGTCAAGGAATTGGCGACGCAACTCGGTGTGAAGCCGTTTCAGCTGATCAAGGAGCTGATGACCGACTTCAACATTTTCGTCAATATCAACCAGACGATCGAGCCGGACATCGCCACCCAGATTTGCCAAAAGCACGGGTTCGTTTTCGAAATGGAACGCCGGGAAAAAGGGGGCGGCGTTCACAAGGTAGAACAGGTGGTGGTCGCACCCCCGCCGCCGGTGATCGAGAAGGAAGAAGAACTCAAGACCCGCGGCCCGATCATTACCTTCATGGGCCACGTCGATCACGGCAAAACCTCATTGATGGACGCCATCCGCAAGACGCGCGTCGCCGCCGGGGAAGCGGGCGGAATTACGCAGCACATCGGCGCCTACACCGTCGATTACAAGGGGACGCGGATTACTTTTCTCGACACTCCGGGCCACGCCGCGTTCACCGCGATGCGGGCCCGGGGAGCGCATGTCACCGACATCGTCGTGATTGTCGTGGCGGCCGATGACGGCCTGATGCCGCAAACTCTGGAGGCGATCAGCCACGCCAAGGCGGCGCCCCACGTGAAGATCATGGTGGCGATCAACAAGATCGACTTACCGGGAGCGAACATCGACCGGGTAAAAAAACAGCTCCAGGACCGCGAGCTGACTCCGGAAGATTGGGGCGGCGATACGATCGTGGTGCCGGTTTCAGCGACGAAGGGCATCGGCATTGACCAGCTCCTGGAGAACATGTCAGCGCTCGCGGAGGTAGAGGATTTGAAAGCGTCGCCCACCGCGACTCCGCGCGGCACCGTGATTGAAGCGCAGGTTGAACCGGGACGCGGTCCGACCGCGACGGTGATTGTGCAAATGGGGACCCTGAAAATTGGCGACCCATTTATCTGCGGCGATTACGGCGGCAAAGTGAAATCGCTCATGGACGACCGCGGCAAGCCGATCAAGGAAGCAGGTCCTTCCACTCCGGTGAAAGTGCTCGGCTTCAGCGGTCTTCCCCAGGCGGGTGATGAGTTTTTGGTGATGGAATCGGAACGGTCGGCGAAAACGTTGAGCGAAGAGCGTCTCCTCGACCGGCGCGCCGACAAACTTAGTGCGCCGCAACGCGCCACTCTCGAAAGTTTGCTCGAAGCGGCCGATGGCAAGAAGCATCTCCGGATTGTCCTGAAGTGCGACGCGCAGGGCTCGCTCGAAGCGTTGACGGGAGCGTTGGAGCAAATCGAGAGCAAGAAGATCGACCTCGAAATCATTCATTCCGGCGTGGGGCCGATCTCGGAATCCGACATTCTCCTGGCCAGTGCATCAAACGCGGTCGTGGTCGGCTTCAACATCAAGGTTGAAAGCATGGCCGTGAACGCGGCCAAACGCGAAGGCGTGCAGGTCAAACTTTACAGCATCATTTACGAACTCATCGACCAGATGAAGGAAGCGATGGCGGGTCTGCTCGATCCGGAACATCGCGAGACGGTGATCGGTCATGCCGAAGTGAAGCAGGTCTTCAAGTTGAGCAAGGGAATCGTGGCGGGCTGCCTCGTCACCGACGGCCGCATCGCCCGCACGGCGCGGGCGCGCGTGCTGCGGAAACGTCAGCCGGTTTACGACGGCGGGCTTTCCACTCTTCGCCGTTTCCAGGACGACGTGAAAGAAGTTCGCGTCGGCCTCGAGTGCGGCATCAAGCTGGGCGACTTTAGCGAATATCAAGTGGGCGACATCATCGAGTGCTATCAACTCGAGGCCATCGCGCAGAAACTCTGA